One stretch of Gopherus flavomarginatus isolate rGopFla2 chromosome 2, rGopFla2.mat.asm, whole genome shotgun sequence DNA includes these proteins:
- the LOC127043583 gene encoding uncharacterized protein LOC127043583 isoform X2 — MGSNNMDENFFLDIPDAALEALNFDLSSVIPQEEMLKGRALKGAKKFPSEAAAVGSKGIKHTDFEQPCTSKSLIAQNPQPLKRGKKFPSEAAAVGSKGIKHTDFEQPCTSKSLIEQNQPALKKAKKSTSKTASVFRAGGKGLRPPAFEPPKATSTTFKNHGKRGGGGKAPRFQQTYASPTQSALKINNSVEGTVSRGGFEQGEEVNPQAFGTRKTPATNNNLPVGLAASVAACNELFSVCSSLKRLIDKKFSKLILEVFQKQNFPEERVVLDQKIADTRALIEKVESALKGEGRG, encoded by the exons ATGGGAAGCAACAACATG GACGAGaacttttttcttgacattccagatgccgcgcTAGAAGCTTTAAATTTTG acttatcaagcgttattcctcaagaagaaatgttgaagggAAGAGCGCTTAAAGGggccaagaaatttccctctgaggcagctgcagttggaagcaagggtattaagcacaccgattttgaacagccctgcacGTCCAAATCCCTCATTGCCCAAAACCCGCAACCTTTAAAGAGGGGCAAAaaatttccctctgaggcagctgcagtcggaagcaagggtattaagcacaccgattttgaacagccctgtaCGTCTAAATCccttattgaacaaaaccagccggcattaaaaaaggccaaaaagtctacctctaaaacagcatcCGTTTTCAGggcggggggaaaggggctcagaccccccgCTTTTGAACCgcccaaagctacctctacaacttTCAAAAACCATGGTAAGCGAGGCGGAGGCGGTAAAGCCCCTCGTTTTCAACAGACCTATGCCTCCCCGACCCaatcagctttaaaaataaacaactctGTAGAAGGAACCGTGTCTAGGGGTGGGTTCgagcagggtgaagaagttaaCCCCCAAGCTTTCGGAACCCGCAAAACCCCTGCTACAAATAACAatcttcctgtggggctggccgcatcagttgctgcttgtaacgagctgtttagtgtttgttcatctttaaagcgtttaatagataaaaagttttcaaagctaattcttgaggtatttcaaaaacaaaattttccagaagaaagggttgttttagaccaaaaaatagcagaCACCCGGGCACTAATTGAAAAGGTCGAAAGCGCgttaaagggggaaggaagagggtga
- the LOC127043583 gene encoding uncharacterized protein LOC127043583 isoform X1 codes for MGSNNMDENFFLDIPDAALEALNFEQDGSQNHPIGFPEITEEDLSSVIPQEEMLKGRALKGAKKFPSEAAAVGSKGIKHTDFEQPCTSKSLIAQNPQPLKRGKKFPSEAAAVGSKGIKHTDFEQPCTSKSLIEQNQPALKKAKKSTSKTASVFRAGGKGLRPPAFEPPKATSTTFKNHGKRGGGGKAPRFQQTYASPTQSALKINNSVEGTVSRGGFEQGEEVNPQAFGTRKTPATNNNLPVGLAASVAACNELFSVCSSLKRLIDKKFSKLILEVFQKQNFPEERVVLDQKIADTRALIEKVESALKGEGRG; via the exons ATGGGAAGCAACAACATG GACGAGaacttttttcttgacattccagatgccgcgcTAGAAGCTTTAAATTTTG aacaagatggaagtcaaaaccacccaataggttttcctgaaattacagaggaag acttatcaagcgttattcctcaagaagaaatgttgaagggAAGAGCGCTTAAAGGggccaagaaatttccctctgaggcagctgcagttggaagcaagggtattaagcacaccgattttgaacagccctgcacGTCCAAATCCCTCATTGCCCAAAACCCGCAACCTTTAAAGAGGGGCAAAaaatttccctctgaggcagctgcagtcggaagcaagggtattaagcacaccgattttgaacagccctgtaCGTCTAAATCccttattgaacaaaaccagccggcattaaaaaaggccaaaaagtctacctctaaaacagcatcCGTTTTCAGggcggggggaaaggggctcagaccccccgCTTTTGAACCgcccaaagctacctctacaacttTCAAAAACCATGGTAAGCGAGGCGGAGGCGGTAAAGCCCCTCGTTTTCAACAGACCTATGCCTCCCCGACCCaatcagctttaaaaataaacaactctGTAGAAGGAACCGTGTCTAGGGGTGGGTTCgagcagggtgaagaagttaaCCCCCAAGCTTTCGGAACCCGCAAAACCCCTGCTACAAATAACAatcttcctgtggggctggccgcatcagttgctgcttgtaacgagctgtttagtgtttgttcatctttaaagcgtttaatagataaaaagttttcaaagctaattcttgaggtatttcaaaaacaaaattttccagaagaaagggttgttttagaccaaaaaatagcagaCACCCGGGCACTAATTGAAAAGGTCGAAAGCGCgttaaagggggaaggaagagggtga
- the LOC127043583 gene encoding uncharacterized protein LOC127043583 isoform X4, translating into MGSNNMDENFFLDIPDAALEALNFEQDGSQNHPIGFPEITEEDLSSVIPQEEMLKGRALKGAKKFPSEAAAVGSKATS; encoded by the exons ATGGGAAGCAACAACATG GACGAGaacttttttcttgacattccagatgccgcgcTAGAAGCTTTAAATTTTG aacaagatggaagtcaaaaccacccaataggttttcctgaaattacagaggaag acttatcaagcgttattcctcaagaagaaatgttgaagggAAGAGCGCTTAAAGGggccaagaaatttccctctgaggcagctgcagttggaagcaagg CCACCAGTTAG
- the LOC127043583 gene encoding uncharacterized protein LOC127043583 isoform X3, with protein MGSNNMDENFFLDIPDAALEALNFEQDGSQNHPIGFPEITEEDLSSVIPQEEMLKGRALKGAKKFPSEAAAVGSKGIKHTDFEQPSTS; from the exons ATGGGAAGCAACAACATG GACGAGaacttttttcttgacattccagatgccgcgcTAGAAGCTTTAAATTTTG aacaagatggaagtcaaaaccacccaataggttttcctgaaattacagaggaag acttatcaagcgttattcctcaagaagaaatgttgaagggAAGAGCGCTTAAAGGggccaagaaatttccctctgaggcagctgcagttggaagcaagggtattaagcacaccgattttgaacagccct CCACCAGTTAG